Proteins encoded in a region of the Streptomyces sp. NBC_00258 genome:
- a CDS encoding MFS transporter — MTTAPIAGGPGTPTSRPTSTEPGLPLSGLLALSAAAFTAVLTELLPAGLLPRMAPDLGVSEARVGFLVTGYAVASFLAAIPLTAALRGLPRRPVLIGALLGFAAANAVTALSSSYGLTFAARLVAGAMGGTLWAMLVGYAARMVPAERRGRAIAIVLAGITLALSLGLPAGTALADALGWRAAFASPALLAVLLVVWIRRRVPGFPGEARGERVPLPRVAALPGIGTVLSVTLTLLVGHQVMYTYVAPFSENAGFGRTGPVLLVFGAATVVGIWLTGVLIDRYPRRTLLAALALLAAAMLTLGTYAGHGAVLLVAVALWGMAFGGAPTLIQTALVDASGPANADVATSLQTTVYNAGIAAGSLTGGLILEGSGADALPWTTFLLVTVTLTIVAAGRRHAFPSRRRTELSTVGPRSTGGRVRHGE, encoded by the coding sequence ATGACGACCGCACCGATCGCCGGAGGACCCGGCACGCCCACATCGAGGCCCACGTCCACCGAGCCCGGACTGCCCCTCTCGGGGCTGCTCGCCCTGTCCGCGGCCGCCTTCACCGCCGTACTGACGGAGCTCCTTCCGGCAGGTCTGCTGCCGCGGATGGCACCGGATCTCGGAGTCTCCGAGGCACGGGTGGGCTTCCTGGTGACCGGCTACGCGGTCGCGTCGTTCCTCGCCGCGATCCCCCTCACCGCCGCGCTGCGCGGGCTGCCGCGGCGACCCGTCCTCATCGGCGCGCTGCTCGGTTTCGCGGCCGCCAACGCCGTCACCGCGCTGTCGTCCTCGTACGGGCTGACGTTCGCGGCACGGCTCGTCGCCGGGGCCATGGGCGGCACGCTGTGGGCGATGCTCGTCGGGTACGCCGCCCGTATGGTGCCCGCGGAGCGGCGCGGCCGGGCCATCGCGATCGTGCTGGCGGGCATCACGCTCGCGCTCTCCCTGGGGCTTCCCGCGGGCACGGCGCTGGCCGACGCACTGGGCTGGCGTGCGGCCTTCGCGTCGCCGGCGCTGCTCGCCGTGCTGCTCGTGGTGTGGATACGACGCCGGGTGCCGGGCTTTCCCGGTGAGGCGCGGGGCGAGCGCGTGCCGTTGCCCCGCGTCGCCGCGCTGCCCGGCATCGGCACGGTCCTGTCCGTCACGCTGACGCTGCTCGTCGGCCACCAGGTGATGTACACGTACGTGGCACCGTTCTCGGAGAACGCGGGCTTCGGCCGTACGGGGCCGGTGCTGCTGGTCTTCGGCGCCGCGACCGTCGTCGGGATCTGGCTCACCGGGGTGTTGATCGACCGGTATCCGCGCCGCACCCTGCTGGCTGCGCTCGCTCTGCTCGCGGCCGCGATGCTCACGCTGGGCACGTACGCCGGCCATGGGGCCGTGCTCCTGGTCGCAGTCGCGCTGTGGGGCATGGCGTTCGGCGGCGCGCCGACGCTCATCCAGACCGCGCTGGTCGACGCCTCCGGTCCCGCCAACGCCGACGTGGCCACCTCGCTGCAGACCACGGTCTACAACGCGGGCATCGCGGCCGGTTCCCTCACCGGCGGTCTGATCCTTGAGGGCTCGGGCGCGGACGCCCTCCCCTGGACGACATTTCTGCTGGTCACGGTGACGCTCACGATCGTGGCCGCGGGGCGCCGGCACGCCTTTCCCTCGCGGCGCCGCACGGAGTTGAGTACGGTCGGTCCAAGGTCAACAGGAGGGCGGGTACGGCATGGTGAGTGA
- a CDS encoding TetR family transcriptional regulator produces the protein MDNGKPLSSDDEIPLRERKRLRTRGALIDAAMELFVEHGFEAVTVTDIARRAEVGRTTFFRYFTDKQEVLFADEEQHREAFVSAVDDAAAALAPIGDSLDRALDVGRAGLSALVGSIAEHTTWLAERERLINGDPALLARSLLKQRAYAAAAIDVLERHGSDRETAVLAAAVCQACYETAVALTDAEPDRLPGAMVATFERLSARRANVRDD, from the coding sequence ATGGACAACGGCAAGCCGCTGAGCAGCGACGACGAGATCCCTCTCCGGGAGCGCAAGCGGCTGCGGACCCGTGGCGCCCTGATCGACGCGGCCATGGAGCTCTTCGTCGAGCACGGCTTCGAGGCGGTCACGGTCACCGACATCGCCCGCCGCGCCGAAGTCGGCCGGACGACCTTCTTCCGCTACTTCACCGACAAGCAGGAAGTGCTCTTCGCGGACGAAGAGCAGCACCGCGAGGCGTTCGTCTCCGCCGTCGACGACGCTGCCGCCGCCCTCGCTCCCATCGGCGACTCGCTCGACCGCGCACTGGACGTGGGCCGCGCGGGCCTGAGCGCACTGGTGGGGAGCATCGCCGAACACACCACGTGGCTCGCCGAACGCGAGCGCCTGATCAACGGGGATCCCGCGCTGCTCGCCCGCAGCCTGCTGAAGCAGCGCGCGTACGCGGCCGCGGCGATCGACGTGCTGGAACGCCACGGATCCGACCGGGAGACGGCCGTGCTCGCCGCCGCCGTCTGCCAGGCCTGCTACGAGACCGCCGTCGCCCTGACAGACGCCGAGCCGGACCGGCTGCCGGGCGCCATGGTGGCCACTTTCGAACGATTGTCCGCGCGGCGCGCGAACGTACGCGACGACTGA
- a CDS encoding SDR family NAD(P)-dependent oxidoreductase, with product MTAIPSPGTVLLTGAGRGLGRATALTLLRDRPDLHLLVAVRSDPDGLAARLAAESGSPRVRGVACDLGSLDSVRQAADSIRELVDSGELPPLRAVVANAGTQAVTATDRTADGFEVTFGTNVLGHHLLIRRLQDRLTAPGRVVLVGSGTHFGDFRHTWGLTPPPRSASVAELALPWTTPDAGTVRAGRSAYAASKLATVHLAHELDRHTPEGIGVYTFDPGLMPGTGLAREAGPLDRLAWNSLLHLTRVHPSSTNPRASGRKLAEAAVGVPVAPSGSYLDRGRPVRSSPASYDPARESELWEELERLVAAKRAYPSA from the coding sequence ATGACTGCCATCCCCTCTCCCGGAACCGTCCTCCTCACCGGCGCGGGCCGCGGCCTCGGACGCGCCACCGCCCTGACGCTCCTGCGCGACCGCCCCGACCTCCATCTCCTCGTCGCCGTCCGCTCGGATCCGGACGGACTCGCGGCGCGGCTCGCCGCCGAGAGCGGCTCACCGCGGGTGCGCGGTGTCGCCTGCGACCTGGGCTCACTCGACTCCGTACGCCAAGCGGCCGACTCCATAAGGGAGTTGGTCGACTCCGGGGAACTCCCGCCGCTGCGTGCCGTGGTGGCGAACGCGGGCACGCAGGCCGTCACCGCCACGGATCGGACGGCCGACGGCTTCGAAGTCACCTTCGGCACCAACGTGCTCGGGCACCATCTGCTGATCCGGCGGCTTCAGGACCGGCTGACGGCGCCGGGGCGCGTCGTCCTCGTCGGCAGCGGCACGCATTTCGGGGACTTCCGGCACACGTGGGGGCTGACTCCGCCGCCGCGCAGTGCTTCGGTCGCCGAGCTGGCGCTGCCCTGGACGACCCCGGACGCCGGCACCGTCAGGGCCGGCCGGTCCGCGTACGCGGCGAGCAAGCTGGCCACCGTGCACCTCGCCCACGAGCTGGACCGTCACACCCCCGAGGGCATCGGCGTCTACACCTTCGACCCCGGTCTGATGCCGGGCACCGGCCTCGCCCGTGAGGCGGGACCGCTGGACCGCCTCGCCTGGAACAGCCTGCTGCACCTCACCCGCGTCCATCCGAGCTCGACCAACCCGCGCGCGTCCGGCCGCAAACTGGCCGAGGCCGCCGTCGGGGTGCCGGTCGCCCCGTCCGGGAGTTATCTCGACCGCGGCCGTCCCGTCCGGTCCTCGCCCGCGTCGTACGACCCCGCCCGTGAGAGCGAGCTCTGGGAGGAACTGGAACGGCTGGTCGCCGCCAAGAGGGCCTATCCCTCCGCGTGA
- a CDS encoding sialidase family protein, protein MRSAPPSRLRSLTVLTAVLLPALALSGTSAGATPDGHWHKPVRLSGASPFAGCAPGALDGKMADGAIEPQLAADPGDPRRIAAVWPQDRQRGVVLAVTRDGGTSWKRTVVPHLTRCSGGRYDYVDEPAVTFTADGALLVTGGLAMADGSASASLSIRSDVGGRTWTRPAVVIEETDPARGGVASGPAVADPRDPDALYVVTPRFPAAERTRNDAWISRSTDGGRSWRPPTLVVDAGDRQLVSGHRLTVLDDGTLVDVHTLVRFGEGPITGRLTLQAVRSTDGGRTWSAPVKVADLRTKFLFQDPESGEQVSHTTSLLSDTAVDRRTGRIHVAWQDSRFTDGAVDSVAMAASDDGGRTWSAPVKVNRTPTGIPQPNQQAFTVALAVDDDGTVAVSHSDFRHNDSGEALLTDRWLVRCRPQSADCTSDAATWRETRLTPTSFDMRRAPRIPDEASPRGYFLGERMGLVATGRGFTAAWAVPDAPGRAAVHASTS, encoded by the coding sequence GTGCGCTCTGCCCCGCCCTCTCGCCTTCGTTCCCTGACCGTGCTGACGGCTGTCCTGTTACCGGCGCTCGCACTGTCGGGCACCTCGGCCGGCGCGACGCCCGACGGCCACTGGCACAAACCCGTGCGGCTGTCCGGAGCGAGTCCGTTCGCCGGCTGCGCGCCCGGAGCGCTCGACGGCAAGATGGCAGACGGCGCCATCGAGCCGCAGCTCGCCGCCGACCCGGGCGACCCCCGTCGTATCGCGGCGGTGTGGCCGCAGGACCGCCAGCGCGGCGTCGTGCTGGCCGTCACGCGTGACGGCGGAACGTCCTGGAAACGCACCGTCGTTCCACACCTGACCCGATGCTCGGGAGGCCGCTACGACTACGTCGACGAACCCGCCGTGACGTTCACCGCGGACGGTGCGCTGCTGGTCACCGGCGGTCTCGCCATGGCCGACGGCTCCGCCAGTGCGAGCTTGTCGATACGTTCCGACGTCGGCGGCCGGACCTGGACACGGCCCGCCGTGGTCATCGAGGAGACCGATCCGGCGCGGGGCGGCGTCGCCTCCGGCCCGGCGGTCGCGGACCCGCGAGATCCGGACGCGCTGTACGTCGTCACCCCGCGCTTCCCGGCGGCCGAGCGGACCCGCAACGACGCCTGGATCAGCCGCAGCACCGACGGCGGACGCAGTTGGCGGCCGCCCACCCTGGTGGTGGACGCCGGCGACCGTCAGCTCGTCTCCGGCCACCGGCTGACCGTGCTCGACGACGGCACGCTGGTGGACGTCCACACCCTGGTCCGTTTCGGCGAGGGTCCGATCACTGGCCGGCTCACCCTTCAGGCCGTACGGTCCACCGACGGCGGCCGGACCTGGTCCGCGCCCGTGAAGGTTGCCGACCTGCGCACCAAGTTCCTGTTCCAGGACCCCGAATCCGGTGAACAGGTCTCGCACACCACCAGCCTGCTCTCCGACACGGCCGTCGACCGCCGCACCGGGCGCATCCACGTGGCCTGGCAGGACTCGCGGTTCACCGACGGCGCCGTCGACTCCGTGGCCATGGCCGCCTCCGACGACGGTGGCCGCACCTGGTCCGCGCCGGTGAAGGTGAACCGCACGCCGACCGGCATCCCGCAGCCCAACCAGCAGGCCTTCACCGTCGCCTTGGCGGTCGACGACGACGGCACGGTCGCCGTCTCCCACTCCGACTTCCGGCACAACGACTCGGGTGAGGCGCTGCTGACGGACCGTTGGCTGGTGCGCTGCCGACCGCAGTCCGCCGACTGTACGAGCGATGCGGCGACCTGGCGGGAGACCCGGCTGACCCCGACGTCGTTCGACATGCGCCGGGCGCCGAGGATCCCCGACGAGGCCAGCCCGCGCGGCTACTTCCTGGGCGAGCGCATGGGGTTGGTCGCCACCGGGCGCGGGTTCACCGCGGCATGGGCCGTACCGGACGCCCCGGGCAGGGCTGCCGTGCACGCCTCCACGTCTTGA
- a CDS encoding nucleoside deaminase: MVSESELKHLRRCVELATEALDSGDEPFGSVLAGADGTVLAEDHNRVASGDRTRHPEFELARWSAAHLTPEERAAATVYTSGEHCPMCAAAHGWVGLGRIVYVASSEQLSSWLGELGVPAPPVRPLPIQEVAPAVLVEGPIPELADEVRALHRRFHHAEG; encoded by the coding sequence ATGGTGAGTGAATCCGAGCTGAAGCATCTGCGCCGCTGTGTGGAGCTCGCGACCGAGGCGCTGGACTCCGGTGACGAGCCGTTCGGGTCGGTACTGGCGGGTGCGGACGGCACGGTCCTGGCCGAGGACCACAACCGGGTGGCTTCCGGAGACCGGACCCGCCACCCGGAATTCGAGCTGGCTCGCTGGTCGGCGGCGCATCTGACGCCGGAGGAGAGGGCCGCTGCGACCGTCTACACGTCCGGCGAGCACTGCCCGATGTGCGCGGCGGCACACGGCTGGGTGGGTCTGGGCCGCATCGTGTACGTGGCGTCGTCCGAGCAACTGTCGTCCTGGCTCGGGGAGTTGGGCGTCCCCGCTCCCCCGGTCCGACCACTGCCGATCCAGGAAGTGGCACCAGCGGTGCTCGTCGAGGGGCCGATCCCGGAGCTGGCCGACGAGGTGCGGGCCCTGCACCGGCGGTTCCATCACGCGGAGGGATAG
- a CDS encoding SGNH/GDSL hydrolase family protein: MKHLTVRQRLSALLTGALLLGAALAPSAPASAQAPAPTTWTGTWATAPTTVPKTDTTTFHDQTIRQIVHTSIAGTALRIRLSNEFGKQPLKIGEVRIARRAPGTDEPTIDPATDRRLTFSGKSSVSIPAGAPALSDPVTLRVPARSDLVVSLHLPESTPGSTVNSFAAQRSYIAAGNVTGDTKIEPQSVTERWYFLTGVSVRATSTGPSGTGKASAAVALGDSITADTTLGTNHRWTDYLAQRLQGPGGPRHPVGVLNKGISGNRLLHDPNPPAGHPAEAYAAYFGESGLKRFDRDVAAQPGVRHVLVLLGVNDLGHPGNIAPLSEKVNGQDLIDGHRQLIARAHERGLRIYGATITPFKNDTLGFYTPENAAARQTFNHWLRTSGEYDGVIDFDAALRDPADPERLLAAYDSGDHLHTNDAGREAMARAVPLRFFK; the protein is encoded by the coding sequence GTGAAACACCTGACTGTCCGCCAGAGACTCTCCGCCTTACTCACCGGAGCCCTCCTGCTGGGAGCCGCCCTCGCGCCTTCAGCCCCGGCCTCCGCACAGGCACCCGCACCGACGACCTGGACGGGCACCTGGGCCACCGCCCCCACCACCGTCCCCAAGACGGACACCACGACCTTCCACGACCAGACGATCCGCCAGATCGTGCACACCAGCATCGCCGGAACCGCCCTGCGCATCCGCCTCTCGAACGAGTTCGGCAAGCAGCCGCTGAAGATCGGCGAGGTACGCATAGCCCGCCGCGCGCCAGGCACGGACGAGCCGACCATCGACCCCGCCACGGACCGCAGGCTGACCTTCTCGGGCAAGTCCTCGGTCTCGATCCCCGCAGGAGCGCCCGCCCTCAGCGACCCCGTCACGCTCCGCGTGCCCGCGCGTTCCGATCTCGTCGTGAGCCTCCACCTCCCCGAGAGCACACCGGGATCGACGGTCAACTCCTTCGCCGCGCAGCGCAGTTACATCGCGGCGGGCAACGTCACGGGCGACACCAAGATCGAGCCCCAGTCCGTAACCGAGCGCTGGTACTTCCTGACCGGCGTGAGCGTACGAGCCACCTCCACAGGGCCCTCCGGCACCGGCAAGGCATCGGCCGCGGTCGCCCTCGGGGACTCCATCACGGCCGACACCACCCTCGGCACCAACCACCGCTGGACCGACTATCTCGCCCAGCGTCTCCAAGGCCCCGGCGGCCCCCGCCACCCCGTCGGCGTCCTCAACAAGGGCATCAGCGGCAACCGGCTGCTCCATGACCCCAACCCGCCGGCCGGCCACCCCGCGGAGGCGTACGCCGCGTACTTCGGTGAGAGCGGACTCAAACGCTTCGACCGCGACGTGGCCGCCCAGCCAGGAGTCCGCCATGTCCTCGTCCTGCTCGGCGTGAACGACCTGGGCCATCCCGGCAACATCGCCCCGCTCTCCGAGAAGGTGAACGGACAGGACCTGATCGACGGCCACCGGCAGCTCATCGCCCGCGCCCACGAGCGCGGACTGCGGATCTACGGAGCCACGATCACGCCGTTCAAGAACGACACACTCGGCTTCTACACGCCCGAGAACGCGGCGGCGCGCCAGACCTTCAACCACTGGCTGCGCACGAGCGGCGAGTACGACGGTGTGATCGACTTCGACGCCGCGCTGCGCGACCCGGCCGATCCCGAGCGGCTCCTCGCCGCCTACGACAGCGGCGACCACCTGCACACCAACGACGCGGGCCGGGAGGCGATGGCACGGGCGGTGCCGCTGCGCTTCTTCAAGTGA